Proteins found in one Phycisphaerales bacterium genomic segment:
- the dcd gene encoding dCTP deaminase: MGVLCDRQIRQLVKITPFEEAVKRPGKISYGVSSYGYDVRVGTHFKIFTATPRTGGITVVDPKRFSDDLMVEIDTAKIHADHIIIPPHSFALCETVEYLEVPRDVLVICVGKSTYARCGLIVNVTPLEPEWRGKVTLEISNTTPLPARVYANEGIAQFVFLKADQVCEKSYADKGGKYQDQGGLTLPRVD; this comes from the coding sequence GTGGGCGTTCTTTGTGACAGGCAGATCCGGCAGCTGGTGAAGATCACCCCCTTCGAGGAGGCGGTGAAGCGCCCCGGCAAGATCTCCTACGGCGTCTCCAGCTACGGCTACGACGTCCGCGTCGGCACCCACTTCAAGATCTTCACCGCCACGCCACGCACCGGCGGCATCACCGTCGTCGACCCCAAGCGCTTCAGCGACGACCTCATGGTCGAGATCGACACCGCGAAGATCCACGCCGACCACATCATCATCCCCCCGCACAGCTTCGCCCTGTGCGAGACCGTCGAATACCTCGAGGTCCCGCGCGACGTGCTCGTCATCTGTGTCGGCAAGAGCACCTACGCCCGCTGCGGCCTCATCGTGAACGTCACGCCCCTCGAGCCCGAGTGGCGCGGCAAGGTCACGCTCGAAATCTCCAACACCACGCCCCTCCCGGCGCGGGTGTACGCCAACGAGGGCATCGCCCAGTTCGTGTTCCTCAAAGCGGACCAGGTCTGTGAGAAGTCGTACGCGGACAAGGGCGGCAAGTACCAGGACCAGGGCGGGCTGACGCTCCCCAGGGTTGATTGA
- a CDS encoding four helix bundle protein: MSDPIKSYQDLVAWQRAFTLGKALYALSGKFPDGERFGLMNAVRRGAYTVASHIAQGYGRGNTHDYVWFLKQARGELYQLDTQLLFALDFKYISDDEHRRVKQQLDEAERVLAGLIRSLGG; the protein is encoded by the coding sequence GTGTCCGACCCGATCAAGTCATATCAGGACCTCGTGGCATGGCAACGGGCCTTCACACTTGGAAAAGCGCTTTACGCCCTCTCGGGGAAGTTCCCCGACGGAGAGCGGTTCGGGCTGATGAACGCGGTGCGTCGGGGCGCCTACACGGTTGCGAGCCACATCGCTCAGGGCTATGGGCGAGGCAACACACACGACTATGTCTGGTTCCTCAAGCAGGCACGCGGCGAACTCTACCAGCTCGACACTCAGCTCCTCTTTGCACTCGACTTCAAGTACATCTCCGACGACGAGCATCGAAGAGTGAAGCAGCAGTTGGATGAAGCCGAACGCGTTCTCGCAGGATTGATCAGGAGTCTGGGCGGCTAA